One Candidatus Hydrogenedentota bacterium DNA window includes the following coding sequences:
- the gmk gene encoding guanylate kinase produces MSVETDREVKRSPASGLVIIISAPSGAGKDTILRRVLARDPRIAYSISMTTRAPRCGERDGYDYYFVDCATFERVRDSGGLFEWAEVHGNLYGTPREEVDRLTASGKDVILELDVQGMRNVREAGVDAATIFIMAPSIEELERRLTARATDSAEEIARRVARAREEIKERHEFDYIVINDDLNTAVEDLEAIIRSQRLRSSRQP; encoded by the coding sequence ATGAGCGTTGAAACCGATCGTGAGGTGAAGCGATCGCCGGCTAGCGGTCTCGTGATTATCATCTCCGCGCCCTCCGGCGCGGGAAAAGACACGATTCTTCGACGCGTGCTGGCAAGAGACCCTCGCATCGCATACAGCATATCCATGACGACGCGCGCGCCCCGGTGCGGCGAACGAGACGGCTACGATTATTATTTTGTGGACTGCGCAACCTTCGAACGCGTTCGCGATTCGGGGGGGCTGTTTGAATGGGCGGAGGTTCACGGTAACTTATACGGAACTCCGCGTGAAGAAGTAGACCGATTGACTGCTTCAGGCAAAGACGTCATCCTTGAACTGGATGTGCAAGGAATGCGCAATGTCCGTGAAGCGGGCGTTGATGCGGCGACCATCTTTATCATGGCGCCCAGCATAGAGGAGTTGGAACGCAGGCTGACCGCGCGCGCTACCGACAGCGCGGAGGAAATTGCGCGTCGTGTTGCGCGCGCAAGGGAAGAGATCAAGGAACGTCACGAGTTCGACTATATCGTCATTAATGATGACCTCAATACCGCAGTTGAAGACTTGGAGGCCATCATCCGGTCGCAACGGTTGCGGTCGTCGCGGCAGCCATAA
- a CDS encoding YicC family protein, protein MSRSMTGYGKAAGEFGGQSLTVEISSVNHRYLDCSLRLPSAWVGLDPIVKQTIRKHLTRGKLTVNVSRKRALTSTRSVNFDGEVARQYLNASRELAQMIGTYETLSLNVLAQLDGVFYQEEADEDLTAVEPIVVQVTEEALTRLDEMRAQEGRHLADDVRQRVEGMKALLADIEKRLPELRALYEERLRTRIGELKAEVTITEDRLALEVALLAEKSDVTEEVVRLKTHFGHMIDMLDANEPAGRRLDFLSQEIQREINTLGVKTRDGNVAKIVLEMKAELEKIREQIQNIE, encoded by the coding sequence ATGTCTAGGAGCATGACCGGGTACGGGAAGGCGGCCGGCGAATTTGGCGGTCAAAGCCTCACGGTAGAAATCAGCTCGGTCAATCACCGTTACCTGGATTGCAGTTTGCGGTTGCCATCGGCGTGGGTAGGCCTTGATCCCATCGTTAAGCAGACAATTCGCAAGCACCTGACCCGAGGCAAGCTGACGGTGAACGTTAGCCGGAAGCGGGCCTTGACCTCGACGCGATCCGTGAACTTTGACGGCGAGGTGGCCAGGCAATACTTGAATGCATCGCGCGAGTTGGCGCAGATGATAGGAACCTACGAAACGTTATCCTTGAACGTTTTGGCACAATTGGATGGGGTGTTCTATCAAGAAGAAGCGGACGAGGACTTGACCGCTGTTGAACCCATCGTGGTTCAAGTCACGGAAGAAGCCTTGACGCGGCTCGATGAAATGCGCGCACAGGAAGGCCGTCATCTGGCCGACGATGTGCGCCAGCGCGTCGAGGGCATGAAAGCGTTGTTGGCCGATATCGAGAAACGTCTGCCTGAATTGAGGGCACTTTACGAAGAGCGCCTCCGTACGCGCATTGGCGAATTGAAGGCAGAAGTCACTATTACGGAAGACCGGTTGGCGCTTGAAGTGGCCCTGCTCGCGGAGAAGAGCGACGTTACCGAAGAAGTGGTCCGGCTGAAGACGCATTTCGGCCACATGATAGATATGTTGGACGCAAACGAACCGGCCGGACGCCGGCTGGATTTTCTTTCGCAGGAAATTCAGCGCGAGATCAATACGCTCGGCGTGAAGACGCGCGACGGCAACGTAGCGAAGATCGTATTGGAAATGAAAGCGGAACTGGAGAAGATCCGCGAGCAGATCCAGAACATCGAATAA